GACCGCACGGCGAGATCCACCATCGCCACACCCACCATCGCGACACCCGTCATCGGACGAGAAGGGAGATTGACATGACCGGTTTCACCGGCGTCGTCTGGGACGCACGTACCACCGAGCAGCTCGCCCTCGACCTCGGTGACGGCGCGGGCCCGGCGCCCCTCGTCGAGGCCGGACTCGCCTGGGCCGATGTGGCCGCCGAACTGGGCTCGGCAGGTGCGGAGTACGGGTCGATCCTCGCGGCCCTCGGCGTGCACTGGCGGTCGTCGTACACCAGTGAGGCGTTCGAGAAGCTGACCCGCCTGGTGCCGTGGTTCGCCGAGGCGGCCGCGGCAGCCGGCCGGACCGCGGCACGCGCCGAGACTCAGGCGGCCGCGGTGACCGTGGCGCGCATGACGATGCCCAACCTGGCCGAGGTGGATCTGGCCGAGAAGGCCAAGGACGTGGCGACCACGGTGAGCGCGCTCGCGCCCGCCCTCGTCGGCGCCGCTGCGCAGGCCGAACGCGCACTGCACGACCAGCGGATGCGGGCCGCGCGGGTGATGGAGACCTACGAGGCGGCCACCGAACCCGCCGCCCAGCCGTGGCCCGGCGGTCCCGCGGCGCCGAACCTGGTGTCGGCGACGGCACTCGGTGCGGAGCGCGCCGCGCGCGAGACCGCGGCCCGGGCCGCGGCTCGGCAGGCGACCGTCACCCCGCCGGTCGCGCCGGGGGCGTCGATGATGGGCGGAGTGGGGCCGGCTCTTGCGGTCCCGGCACCGGAGAAGACGCGGTATGCACCGACGATCCTGGCCGGTGCCGGCCCGGCTGCCACCACCGCGCCGGTGACCGCGCCGTCGACCGGAACCGGAACGCCGACCGGACCGGTTGCGCCGCCCATGGCCCCGCACGGGGCTGCGACGACCGAGCGTGTCATCGCGCGTGGGGCGGGTGCGGCCGAGCCGGCGACCGACGTCGAGCCGTCCGGGGCGGCCGCAGCTGCCGACGGCACCGCCACCTGGGCCGAGCTGGCCGTCGCCGAACAGCCTGTTGCGCACCATCTCTCGACCGGACACGGTGACCGACCGCTCGACCCCAGGTATCTCGACGAGACCCTCGCTCTCGACGGTCGGACGGGGGCCTGACATGTGGAGTGTGACAGCGGAACCCGCGACGGTCCTCGGCGTGCCGGAACTCCTTCGCCTCGGTGAACTCGTCGGCGTGCAGACCTGGCCGGTCGTGCTCGACCTG
This sequence is a window from Gordonia insulae. Protein-coding genes within it:
- a CDS encoding PPE domain-containing protein, producing the protein MTGFTGVVWDARTTEQLALDLGDGAGPAPLVEAGLAWADVAAELGSAGAEYGSILAALGVHWRSSYTSEAFEKLTRLVPWFAEAAAAAGRTAARAETQAAAVTVARMTMPNLAEVDLAEKAKDVATTVSALAPALVGAAAQAERALHDQRMRAARVMETYEAATEPAAQPWPGGPAAPNLVSATALGAERAARETAARAAARQATVTPPVAPGASMMGGVGPALAVPAPEKTRYAPTILAGAGPAATTAPVTAPSTGTGTPTGPVAPPMAPHGAATTERVIARGAGAAEPATDVEPSGAAAAADGTATWAELAVAEQPVAHHLSTGHGDRPLDPRYLDETLALDGRTGA